CGCCCGACGGTGACGTGACGCCGATGGGAACCACGCCACGCGCAAAAGCCTATCCGATCACGGGCATCTTCGAAGTCGGTATGTCGGAGTACGATTCTTCGATCATCTTCATGCCGCTCAACGAGGCCCAGCTCTATTTCAATTCGGAAGGCAAGGTCGGCTCCATCGAGGTCTATGTCGACAACCCCGACGATGTCGACGCGCTGAAGCCCAAGGTCGAGGAGGCGGCGCAGCGGCCGATCTTCCTGACCGACTGGCGCCAGCGCAACCAGACCTTCTTCTCGGCGCTGCAGGTCGAGCGTAACGTCATGTTCATGATCCTGACGCTGATCGTGCTGGTGGCGGCGCTGAACATCATCTCCGGCCTGATCATGCTGGTGAAGGACAAGGGCCACGACATCGCCATCCTGCGCACGATGGGCGCGACGCGCGGGGCCATCATGCGCATCTTCCTGATGACCGGGGCGGCCATCGGCATGACCGGGACGCTCGCCGGCGTGCTGCTCGGCGTCGTCATCTGCCTCAATGTCGAGCGCATCAGGCAGTTCTTCTCGTGGCTGTCGGGGACCGTGCTGTTCAATCCCGAGCTCTATTTCCTGTCCCAGCTGCCGGCCAAGATGGATGTCAGCGAAACTGTCTCGGTGGTGCTGATGGCGCTGGTGCTGTCGTTCCTGGCGACGTTGTTTCCGGCATGGCGGGCGGCCGCGCTCGATCCGGTCGAAGCCCTGAGGTATGAATGATGGGCATCGAGCATGTCATCGAGCTCAAGGGCGTCGAGCGCCACTATGAGCAGGGTTCGCGCAAGCTGACGATCCTCAACAACGCCAACTTCTCGCTGAAGCCGGGCGAGATGGTGGCGCTGGTGGCGCCCTCGGGTGCCGGCAAGTCGACGCTGCTGCATACGGCTGGGCTGCTCGAGCGCCCCGATGCCGGCGACGTCATCCTGAACGGCCGCGCCTGCGGGCGGCTGTCCGACGACGAGCGCACCGCGATCCGTCGCAACGACGTCGGTTTCGTCTATCAGTTCCATCACCTGCTGCCCGAGTTCTCCGCGCTGGAGAATGTGATGATGCCGCAGCTGGTGAAGGGCCTGAGCCCCAAGCAGGCAAGCGAGCGGGCGGCACAGCTGCTCGACTACATGAAGATCGGCAAGCGCGCCCAGCACCGGCCGTCCGAGCTCTCCGGCGGCGAACAGCAGCGCGTGGCGATCGCGCGCGCCGTGGCCAATGCGCCGCTGGTTCTGCTGGCCGACGAGCCGACCGGCAATCTCGATCCGGTGACGGCAAGCTATGTATTCGACGCGCTGTCGGCGCTGGTGCGGCAATCGGGCCTGGCAGCGCTGATCGCCACCCACAACCACGAGCTGGCCGGGCGTATGGATCGCCGCGTCACGCTCGCCGAAGGCAAGATCGTCCCGCTGTAGGGCTGCCTTTCTTCCCTCAACGGTTTTTTAGAGGCCCGCTGCCGTTCGCCACATCATCTGCTGAGCCGATTGCAGGCCGCGGTTCGCGGCCCTTCTCGCAGGCAAAGGAACACATGCTGTGGATCGCCGGCATAACCGGATGCAACGCGTGCTTGCGCGCGGATTTTCAATCCGCCATGAAATGGCAATGAAGCCTTTGCATTGAAGCCCCTGTTCGCCGTGTCAGGCGCGGCCTTCCTCATTCTTGGACCAGTCGATGGGTTTGTTGCGCTGTTTCCTGCCTTGCCAGGTGATCGTCGGACCGCGCGGCGCCGCCGCCGGCGATGTCGAGATCAAGAATCGCAAGTGCGGCGGAGGTGAAACCATGGCGCTGCCCTGTGCCCTCCAGCGCCGGAGCGTTGCCGCATGAACCAGGTGGTGACGGCGAAGCCGGTGGGAGCCAGGCCCTTCTCGGTGTTCGAACGCATGGTGGCGTGGCGCTATCTGCGCTCGCGCCGCAACGAAACGATGATTTCCGTCATCGCGTCGATCTCTTTTCTCGGCATCATGCTGGGCGTTGCCACGCTGATCGTGGTGATGGCGGTGTTGAACGGTTTCCGAGCGGAGCTGCTGTCTCGGATCCTTGGCATCAACGGCCATCTCATCGTCACGCGGGTCGATCTGCCGCTGGAGGATTATGCCGAGCTTGCCAAGCGGATCAATGGTGTGGCGGGCGTCAAATACGCGATCCCGCTTGTCGAGGGCCAGGTGCTGGCCCAGGGCAATGTCGGCGCCGGCTCCGGCGCGCTGGTGCGCGGCATTAGGGGCGAGGATCTTGGCAAGCTCACCCTGCTTGCCAGCAACATCAAACAGGGGTCCACCGCCGGTTTCGATACGGCCGGCGGCGTCGCAATCGGCAGCCGCATGGCGGCAAATCTCGGCCTGGCGCCGGGTGACACCATCGCGCTGACCTCGCCTGACGGCGATGTCAGCTCGCTTGGCACGACAGCACGCCAGAAAGGTTATCCGGTGACGGCGATCTTCGAGGTCGGCATGTCGGAATATGACGCATCGATCGTCTTCATGCCGTTCTCTGAAGCGCAGACGTATTTCAATTCGGAAGGCAAGGCGCAGAGCCTCGAGATCTATGTCGACAACCCCGACGATGTCGACGCGCTGAAGCCCAAGGTCGAGGAGGCGGCGCAGCGGCCGATCTTCCTGACCGACTGGCGCCAGCGCAACCAGACCTTCTTCTCGGCGCTGCAGGTCCAGCGCAACGTCATGTTCATGATCCTGACGCTGATCGTGCTGGTGGCGGCGCTGAACATCATCTCCGGCCTGATCATGCTGGTGAAGGACAAGGGCCACGACATCGCCATCCTGCGTACGATGGGCGCGACGCGCGGGGCCATCATGCGCATCTTCCTGATGACCGGGGCGGCCATCGGCATGACCGGGACGCTCGCCGGCGTGCTGCTCGGCGTCGTCATCTGCCTCAATGTCGAGCGCATCAGGCAGTTCTTCTCGTGGCTGTCGGGGACCGTGCTGTTCAATCCCGAGCTCTATTTCCTGTCCCAGCTGCCGGCCAAGATGGATGTCAGCGAAACTGTCTCGGTGGTGCTGATGGCGCTGGTGCTGTCGTTCCTGGCGACGTTGTTTCCGGCATGGCGGGCGGCCGCGCTCGATCCGGTCGAAGCCCTGAGGTATGAATGATGGGCATCGAGCATGTCATCGAGCTCAAGGGCGTCGAGCGCCACTATGAGCAGGGTTCGCGCAAGCTGACGATCCTCAACAACGCCAACTTCTCGCTGAAGCCGGGCGAGATGGTGGCGCTGGTGGCGCCCTCGGGTGCCGGCAAGTCGACGCTGCTGCATACGGCTGGGCTGCTCGAGCGCCCCGATGCCGGCGACGTCATCCTGAACGGCCGCGCCTGCGGGCGGCTGTCCGACGACGAGCGCACCGCGATCCGTCGCAACGACGTCGGTTTCGTCTATCAGTTCCATCACCTGCTGCCCGAGTTCTCCGCGCTGGAGAATGTGATGATGCCGCAGCTGGTGAAGGGCCTGAGCCCCAAGCAGGCAAGCGAGCGGGCGGCACAGCTGCTCGACTACATGAAGATCGGCAAGCGCGCCCAGCACCGGCCGTCCGAGCTCTCTGGCGGCGAACAGCAGCGCGTGGCGATCGCGCGCGCCGTGGCCAATGCGCCGCTGGTTCTGCTGGCCGACGAGCCGACCGGCAATCTCGATCCGGTGACGGCAAGCTATGTATTCGACGCGCTGTCGGCGCTGGTGCGGCAATCGGGCCTGGCAGCGCTGATCGCCACCCACAACCACGAGCTGGCCGGGCGTATGGATCGCCGCGTCACGCTCGCCGAAGGCAAGATCGTCCCGCTGCGCTAGTCCGGTCGCTGCGGATGCGCCTGCCTTGTACCGGGCGAATCGCTGTCACCATTGCTGACACTGACGGTGCCGCGACCCAATCGTTAATGGGCGAAGGCCCCCGTTCGCCTGCATAAACCCTTCATTTACTGTCGAATCGCTTGCGGCAACTGGTTGGTATCCGGATGCAATGGCTCGCGTTGACATTTGAACAAAAATAGAACAAATTGAGAACATATTAAAAACAGGAGCAAACAGATGACCGAGCTGGTACAGGATGTCATTTCGATGGTCTGCATGAGCACCTTCCTCGTCACAATGGCGGTGTGGATCGGCGCACTCTGATTTGAGTGCCTGTTGGGCAGCGCTCGCTGGATCCCAACCTGAAACATGGCACCGGGTTGACCCGATGCCGACACCGTGCGGGCTGCAATCGCCACGACGGAAAAGGCTGAGCGAGCGCCGCTTGGCGCAAATGAATGGAAGCAGGCGCGGAGCTCAGCTGCCGCGCGGGAAGGCGGCCTCAGGCCGTCTTCCGGACGGGGGGCGCGGCGGTTTCGGCCGGCCCGAATATTTCTTCGAAGGCAGTCTTCAGCGCGACATCGAGATCGTCGATCGTCACCGGCAGGCCGAGGTCGACTAGGCTGGTGACGCCGTGGTCGGTGACGCCGCAGGGCACGATGCCGGAGAAATGACCGAGCTCCGGTTCGACGTTGATGGCGATGCCATGGAAGCTTACCCAGCGGCGCAAGCGAATGCCGATGGCGGCGATCTTGTCTTCCGCGGGCGAACCGTCGGGCAGGGCCGGGCGGTCCGGACGCACCACCCAGACGCCGACGCGGTCTTCACGGCGTTCACCCTTCACATTGAAGGCGGCAAGTGCCGAAATGATCCAGGCTTCGAGTGCGGCGACGAAGGCGCGGACGTCCTCGCGCCGACGCTTGAGGTCGAGCATGACATAGGCCACGCGCTGGCCGGGCCCGTGATAGGTGTATTCGCCACCACGCCCGGTCTTGAAGACGGGAAACCGGTCGGGCTCGACCAGGTCCTGTTCCTGGGCGCTGGTGCCGGCGGTGTATATTGGCGGGTG
The nucleotide sequence above comes from Aminobacter aminovorans. Encoded proteins:
- a CDS encoding lipoprotein-releasing ABC transporter permease subunit, encoding MNQAVTAKPAGAGPFSVFERMVAWRYLRSKRKETVISVIASISFLGIMLGVATLIVVMAVMNGFRAELLTRILGVNGHLVVTATDTPLEDYGAVADRINGVAGVKYAIPLVEGQVLAQGNVGAGSGALVRGIRGSDLGKVTLVANNIRQGSIVGFDEGEGVVIGKRMAENMGLVLGDSIRLISPDGDVTPMGTTPRAKAYPITGIFEVGMSEYDSSIIFMPLNEAQLYFNSEGKVGSIEVYVDNPDDVDALKPKVEEAAQRPIFLTDWRQRNQTFFSALQVERNVMFMILTLIVLVAALNIISGLIMLVKDKGHDIAILRTMGATRGAIMRIFLMTGAAIGMTGTLAGVLLGVVICLNVERIRQFFSWLSGTVLFNPELYFLSQLPAKMDVSETVSVVLMALVLSFLATLFPAWRAAALDPVEALRYE
- a CDS encoding ABC transporter ATP-binding protein → MGIEHVIELKGVERHYEQGSRKLTILNNANFSLKPGEMVALVAPSGAGKSTLLHTAGLLERPDAGDVILNGRACGRLSDDERTAIRRNDVGFVYQFHHLLPEFSALENVMMPQLVKGLSPKQASERAAQLLDYMKIGKRAQHRPSELSGGEQQRVAIARAVANAPLVLLADEPTGNLDPVTASYVFDALSALVRQSGLAALIATHNHELAGRMDRRVTLAEGKIVPLR
- a CDS encoding ABC transporter ATP-binding protein, whose protein sequence is MGIEHVIELKGVERHYEQGSRKLTILNNANFSLKPGEMVALVAPSGAGKSTLLHTAGLLERPDAGDVILNGRACGRLSDDERTAIRRNDVGFVYQFHHLLPEFSALENVMMPQLVKGLSPKQASERAAQLLDYMKIGKRAQHRPSELSGGEQQRVAIARAVANAPLVLLADEPTGNLDPVTASYVFDALSALVRQSGLAALIATHNHELAGRMDRRVTLAEGKIVPL
- the lipB gene encoding lipoyl(octanoyl) transferase LipB encodes the protein MTERSLIATSFLALPGSAPVEWRIEPGLTPYDQALAYMEQRADAIRQGTSGEMVWLVEHPPIYTAGTSAQEQDLVEPDRFPVFKTGRGGEYTYHGPGQRVAYVMLDLKRRREDVRAFVAALEAWIISALAAFNVKGERREDRVGVWVVRPDRPALPDGSPAEDKIAAIGIRLRRWVSFHGIAINVEPELGHFSGIVPCGVTDHGVTSLVDLGLPVTIDDLDVALKTAFEEIFGPAETAAPPVRKTA
- a CDS encoding lipoprotein-releasing ABC transporter permease subunit; this translates as MNQVVTAKPVGARPFSVFERMVAWRYLRSRRNETMISVIASISFLGIMLGVATLIVVMAVLNGFRAELLSRILGINGHLIVTRVDLPLEDYAELAKRINGVAGVKYAIPLVEGQVLAQGNVGAGSGALVRGIRGEDLGKLTLLASNIKQGSTAGFDTAGGVAIGSRMAANLGLAPGDTIALTSPDGDVSSLGTTARQKGYPVTAIFEVGMSEYDASIVFMPFSEAQTYFNSEGKAQSLEIYVDNPDDVDALKPKVEEAAQRPIFLTDWRQRNQTFFSALQVQRNVMFMILTLIVLVAALNIISGLIMLVKDKGHDIAILRTMGATRGAIMRIFLMTGAAIGMTGTLAGVLLGVVICLNVERIRQFFSWLSGTVLFNPELYFLSQLPAKMDVSETVSVVLMALVLSFLATLFPAWRAAALDPVEALRYE